A single region of the Leptolyngbya sp. 'hensonii' genome encodes:
- the tatC gene encoding twin-arginine translocase subunit TatC produces the protein MTAPTELETSPEHPDPVNPSPETEDLNFEAQVDDSPDQPDDEIPDELEMPLFDHLEELRRRIFYALIAVAVGVVGCFAAVRPIVQLLEAPAQGVKFLQLSPGEFFFVSVKVAAYSGLLLASPFVLYQIIQFVLPGLTRRERRILAPIVFGSSILFLVGLVFAYLVLIPAALNFFISYGADVVEQLWSIDRYFEFVLLLLFSVGLAFQIPVIQFLLGFLGIVSSQQMFSNWRLVILGAAVLGAVLTPSTDPLTQSLLAGAVLGLYFGGAGLVKLTGR, from the coding sequence ATGACTGCTCCGACTGAGTTGGAAACCAGCCCCGAACACCCCGATCCTGTCAATCCATCCCCTGAAACCGAAGACCTCAACTTTGAAGCTCAGGTAGATGACAGTCCTGATCAGCCTGACGATGAAATTCCTGATGAATTGGAGATGCCCCTCTTCGACCATCTAGAAGAGTTGAGACGGCGCATTTTCTATGCCCTGATCGCTGTTGCAGTGGGAGTAGTGGGTTGTTTTGCGGCGGTGCGCCCGATCGTCCAGCTATTAGAAGCCCCAGCTCAGGGCGTCAAATTTTTGCAACTCTCCCCTGGTGAATTTTTCTTTGTCTCCGTCAAGGTGGCAGCCTATAGCGGCCTGCTCCTGGCCAGTCCTTTTGTGCTGTACCAGATCATCCAGTTTGTCTTGCCCGGACTGACCCGGCGGGAGCGACGGATTTTGGCTCCGATCGTCTTTGGATCCAGCATTCTGTTCCTGGTCGGGCTGGTTTTTGCTTACCTGGTCTTGATCCCGGCAGCCCTGAACTTTTTTATCAGTTATGGGGCGGATGTGGTGGAACAGCTCTGGTCCATCGATCGCTACTTTGAATTTGTTTTGCTCCTGCTGTTCAGTGTGGGCCTCGCCTTTCAGATCCCCGTGATTCAGTTTTTGCTTGGCTTTCTGGGGATTGTGTCATCCCAACAAATGTTCTCCAATTGGCGCTTGGTCATTCTGGGGGCAGCCGTTCTGGGGGCTGTGCTCACTCCTTCCACTGATCCTCTGACCCAAAGCCTTCTGGCCGGTGCAGTCCTGGGGCTATATTTCGGTGGGGCTGGCCTGGTTAAACTGACAGGTCGCTAG
- a CDS encoding transglycosylase SLT domain-containing protein → MLKRYIKERKAQLYLATAAGVSALLLGGLFSATRLGSVAGPWPQFGQTQPSQVNPVQPDNNEFDPTIAPLVLLPPQQRAAQLTTLVQGAVSPTRNRARYLLASDWMQQRQPDQALVLLQNLDQDYPEIAPYVVLQQARAYELKGDRAKARESWQVLIQRYPDLPVVTEALFALGRTEPKYWDQAIERFPAHPRSIEIVRARLRKNPNQPQLLLLLVKHAFYAPGIVQVTDRLVKQHALRLTAEDWEAVAFAYWENVEYGKAGLAYTQAPTTPKNLYRAARGLQLGGKTTEAATLYQQQIRQFPMAPETGTALLRLAKLTPTPAAGLPYLDQVTNQFPDRAAEALLAKSKLLDKLDSGKSASEARQMILTQYPNSKATAELRWEQARKQAQAGHYLEAWKWAQPITNQSPRHPIAAEAGFWIGKWALHLGRQQEARAAFEYVLTHHPESYYAWRAANQLGLDVGDFTTVRQLAPSVGQAFVRSKLPAGSALLNELYQLGQDWDAWTLWQVEFTSFKQPTVAEQFTDGLMRLGVGDNLDGLYMLTSLSDRESPDEQEQYAALKRHYAYWQGLYPFPYRDTIAAWSQERGLNPMLVTALIRQESRFEQGIRSSAGATGLMQVMPDTADWVAGKIRLKNYKLSDPIDNINLGTWYLDYTHREYQDNSLLAVASYNAGPGNVADWISKQGLHDPDEFIEAIPFDETRDYVKSVFGNYWNYLRLYDPATAQKLTKYSTHR, encoded by the coding sequence ATGCTGAAGCGATATATCAAGGAACGGAAGGCACAACTCTATCTGGCCACGGCAGCAGGAGTGAGTGCTCTCCTCCTGGGCGGGCTGTTCTCCGCTACCCGTTTAGGGTCGGTGGCAGGCCCGTGGCCACAGTTTGGCCAGACTCAACCGAGCCAGGTTAATCCCGTTCAGCCGGATAACAATGAATTTGATCCGACGATCGCACCCTTGGTCCTGCTGCCCCCCCAGCAACGGGCAGCCCAACTAACCACCCTGGTCCAGGGGGCTGTGTCTCCCACGCGCAACCGAGCCCGTTATCTGCTGGCTAGCGATTGGATGCAGCAACGGCAACCCGATCAGGCCCTGGTCCTGCTCCAGAATCTGGATCAGGACTACCCTGAGATTGCGCCTTATGTGGTCCTGCAGCAGGCCCGTGCCTATGAGTTGAAGGGGGATCGTGCCAAAGCAAGGGAAAGCTGGCAGGTCCTGATCCAGCGCTATCCTGATCTTCCGGTGGTCACCGAGGCCCTGTTTGCCCTTGGTCGCACCGAGCCCAAATATTGGGATCAGGCGATCGAGCGGTTTCCAGCCCATCCCCGCTCGATCGAAATTGTTCGGGCTCGTCTGCGCAAAAATCCCAACCAGCCCCAACTGCTGCTATTGCTAGTCAAACATGCCTTCTACGCGCCAGGGATTGTCCAGGTTACAGACAGACTGGTGAAGCAGCATGCCCTGCGGTTAACTGCCGAGGACTGGGAGGCGGTGGCCTTTGCTTACTGGGAAAACGTGGAATATGGCAAGGCTGGTTTAGCCTATACCCAGGCTCCCACAACCCCCAAGAACCTCTATCGAGCTGCCCGGGGGCTGCAACTGGGTGGCAAAACGACAGAGGCGGCCACCCTGTATCAGCAGCAGATCCGTCAGTTTCCCATGGCCCCAGAGACGGGGACAGCCCTCCTGCGACTGGCCAAGCTCACCCCTACTCCAGCAGCAGGGCTCCCCTACCTGGATCAGGTCACCAACCAATTCCCAGATCGGGCAGCAGAGGCGCTCCTGGCCAAATCTAAACTGCTCGACAAGCTCGATAGTGGCAAATCTGCCTCTGAAGCCCGCCAGATGATTCTGACCCAGTATCCCAACTCCAAAGCAACGGCAGAGCTACGCTGGGAGCAGGCTCGCAAGCAGGCCCAGGCAGGTCATTATTTGGAGGCATGGAAGTGGGCACAACCGATTACTAATCAATCGCCTCGCCATCCGATCGCCGCAGAAGCTGGATTCTGGATTGGCAAGTGGGCTTTGCATTTGGGTCGTCAGCAAGAGGCCAGAGCCGCATTCGAGTACGTTCTGACCCACCATCCAGAGTCTTACTATGCATGGCGGGCGGCCAATCAACTGGGTCTGGACGTAGGCGACTTTACCACCGTGCGGCAGCTAGCCCCTTCTGTGGGCCAGGCTTTTGTTCGATCGAAACTGCCTGCTGGTTCTGCCCTGCTGAATGAGTTGTACCAACTGGGACAGGATTGGGACGCCTGGACCCTCTGGCAAGTCGAATTTACGAGCTTCAAGCAACCCACTGTAGCAGAGCAGTTTACGGATGGATTGATGCGCTTGGGCGTCGGAGACAACCTGGATGGCCTTTACATGCTGACCAGCCTCAGCGATCGGGAAAGCCCAGACGAACAGGAGCAGTACGCAGCCCTGAAACGACACTATGCCTACTGGCAGGGGCTGTACCCCTTCCCCTACCGAGATACGATCGCGGCCTGGTCCCAGGAACGGGGCCTCAATCCCATGCTGGTCACGGCCCTGATCCGGCAGGAATCCCGCTTTGAGCAAGGCATTCGCTCCTCTGCTGGAGCTACGGGCTTGATGCAGGTGATGCCAGACACCGCCGATTGGGTTGCTGGGAAAATCAGGCTCAAAAACTACAAGCTCAGTGATCCGATCGACAACATCAATCTCGGCACCTGGTACCTGGACTACACCCATCGGGAATATCAGGACAACTCCCTTCTGGCCGTAGCCAGCTACAATGCCGGTCCCGGCAACGTTGCCGACTGGATCTCCAAACAGGGATTGCATGATCCTGATGAATTTATCGAAGCCATTCCTTTCGACGAAACCCGCGACTATGTCAAATCTGTCTTCGGCAACTACTGGAACTACCTCCGCCTTTATGATCCAGCGACCGCTCAGAAGCTAACCAAATATTCCACTCACCGCTAG
- a CDS encoding leucyl aminopeptidase: MELRVTDVSRLAWTGDCLAIGLFENGIDLAGDLADLDQQLAGTLKELIADTEFKGKSGDTAITRVGSGSPIRKIALIGLGKADGLKLDGVRRAASASARLARKEKCKTLGISLPPWQNDPVLTTQAIAEGVELALHQDTRFKSEPDEKANLPEQVELLGYGGQEAALHQASQICAGVILARELVSAPPNVVNPLTMAETAQAIAADHGLSLEILEQEDCEKLGMGAFLGVAKASDLPPKFLHLTYKPEGTPRRKLAIVGKGLTFDSGGLNLKVGNSSIEMMKTDMGGAAATLGAAKVIGLLKPDVEVHFISAVTENMVSGRAMRPGDILTASNGKTIEVNNTDAEGRLTLADALVFTEKLGVEAIVDLATLTGACVVALGGDIAGLWSPDDTIAAQLMAAAERSGEKIWRMPLEEKYFEGMKSVVADMKNTGSREGGAITAALFLKQFVKETPWAHLDIAGPVWADKENGYNSVGATGYGVRLLVNWALA, encoded by the coding sequence ATGGAATTACGAGTAACAGATGTCTCACGATTAGCGTGGACAGGAGATTGTTTAGCGATCGGGCTGTTTGAAAATGGCATAGATCTGGCTGGCGACCTCGCAGACCTGGATCAGCAGTTAGCAGGAACCTTAAAAGAATTAATTGCAGATACAGAATTTAAAGGCAAAAGCGGTGACACAGCGATAACCCGAGTCGGTAGCGGCAGCCCCATTCGGAAGATCGCCCTGATTGGCCTGGGCAAAGCGGATGGGTTAAAACTGGACGGAGTCCGACGGGCTGCCAGTGCCAGTGCCCGTCTAGCCCGCAAAGAGAAGTGCAAAACTCTGGGCATCAGCCTTCCCCCCTGGCAGAACGATCCAGTCTTGACGACGCAAGCGATCGCAGAGGGGGTGGAACTAGCCTTACATCAGGACACCCGCTTCAAATCCGAACCGGATGAGAAAGCCAATTTACCCGAACAGGTGGAATTATTGGGCTATGGGGGGCAGGAGGCCGCCCTGCACCAGGCCAGTCAAATTTGTGCTGGGGTGATCCTGGCCCGGGAATTGGTGTCAGCCCCTCCGAATGTGGTCAATCCCCTGACTATGGCCGAAACGGCCCAGGCGATCGCGGCAGACCATGGCCTGAGCCTGGAAATCCTGGAACAGGAGGACTGCGAAAAGCTGGGGATGGGAGCCTTTCTGGGGGTGGCCAAAGCTTCCGATCTCCCACCCAAGTTTCTGCACCTGACGTACAAACCGGAGGGTACCCCCCGCCGGAAACTGGCGATCGTCGGCAAGGGGCTGACCTTCGATTCAGGGGGCCTGAACCTGAAGGTGGGGAACAGCAGCATTGAGATGATGAAAACGGATATGGGGGGAGCCGCCGCCACCCTCGGAGCCGCCAAAGTAATTGGCCTGCTGAAACCCGATGTGGAAGTTCACTTCATCAGTGCGGTGACTGAGAACATGGTCAGTGGGCGGGCCATGCGTCCAGGGGATATCCTGACGGCCTCTAACGGCAAGACCATCGAGGTGAACAATACGGATGCAGAGGGTCGCCTCACCCTGGCTGATGCCCTGGTTTTCACCGAGAAATTGGGAGTGGAGGCGATCGTCGATCTGGCAACCCTGACGGGAGCCTGTGTGGTGGCCCTGGGGGGAGATATTGCTGGATTATGGAGCCCAGACGACACGATCGCGGCCCAGTTGATGGCTGCTGCGGAACGATCGGGCGAGAAAATCTGGCGCATGCCCCTGGAAGAAAAGTACTTTGAGGGGATGAAATCCGTGGTGGCAGACATGAAAAATACCGGGTCTCGCGAAGGGGGAGCGATCACTGCAGCGCTGTTCCTGAAACAATTTGTCAAGGAAACCCCCTGGGCGCACCTGGATATTGCCGGTCCCGTCTGGGCTGACAAGGAGAATGGGTACAACAGTGTGGGAGCTACAGGCTACGGGGTGCGGCTGCTGGTGAACTGGGCCTTAGCCTGA
- a CDS encoding P-loop NTPase family protein, which translates to MVSHLQAPAYSSSHSPYPIEGLVQVFTCPHRGFFTSVMAEALRIAGQGTPVLVVQFLKGGINQGIDHPMRLGQNLDWIRCDLPRCIDTPQLEEGEAQSLESLWQYTRQVVFQGQYELVVLDELSLAINFGLISESAVLSFLRDRPGHVDVILTGPDMPRSLLDIADQITELRRSHQP; encoded by the coding sequence ATGGTTTCCCATCTCCAGGCTCCGGCTTACAGTTCTAGTCATTCTCCTTACCCGATCGAGGGTCTAGTGCAGGTCTTTACCTGTCCTCACCGGGGCTTTTTCACCAGTGTGATGGCCGAAGCCCTGCGCATTGCAGGTCAGGGAACCCCAGTCCTGGTGGTGCAGTTTCTCAAGGGTGGGATCAATCAGGGGATTGACCATCCGATGCGTTTGGGCCAGAACCTGGACTGGATCCGCTGTGATCTTCCCCGTTGTATCGACACACCCCAGTTGGAAGAAGGGGAGGCACAATCCCTGGAGTCTCTCTGGCAGTATACGCGCCAGGTCGTCTTTCAGGGGCAATATGAGCTGGTGGTTCTGGATGAGTTGAGTCTGGCGATTAACTTCGGCCTGATTTCCGAATCAGCCGTCCTATCCTTTTTGCGGGACCGTCCCGGCCATGTCGATGTAATTCTGACTGGGCCAGACATGCCCCGATCGTTGCTCGACATTGCCGACCAGATCACCGAGTTACGCCGCAGTCACCAACCCTAG
- the dcd gene encoding dCTP deaminase yields MIKNDTWITQMAAQGMISPFEPSLVRSIQPEPAGSSRPVISFGLSSYGYDIRLSPSEFRIFRHIPGTVVDPKNFNPDNLEPTRLYTDVNGSYFILPAHSYGLGVALERLEVPDNITVVCIGKSTYARCGIIANLTPAEAAWRGHLTLEFSNSSSADCRIYANEGVVQLLFLEGEPCEVSYETRRGKYQDQPELVTLARV; encoded by the coding sequence ATGATTAAGAACGATACCTGGATTACTCAGATGGCAGCTCAGGGAATGATTTCTCCTTTTGAGCCTAGCCTGGTGCGATCGATTCAGCCTGAGCCAGCAGGGTCTTCCCGTCCCGTAATCAGCTTTGGCCTCTCCTCCTACGGGTACGATATTCGCCTCTCGCCGTCAGAATTTCGCATTTTCCGTCACATCCCTGGCACGGTGGTTGATCCCAAAAACTTCAACCCGGATAACCTGGAGCCAACGCGCCTTTATACCGATGTCAATGGCAGTTATTTCATTCTGCCAGCCCATTCCTATGGCCTCGGGGTTGCTCTGGAGCGATTGGAGGTGCCAGATAATATCACAGTCGTCTGTATCGGTAAGTCTACCTATGCCCGTTGCGGCATCATTGCCAATCTCACTCCGGCTGAAGCGGCTTGGCGGGGCCACCTGACCCTGGAGTTTTCTAATTCCTCCAGTGCTGATTGCCGGATTTATGCGAATGAGGGGGTGGTGCAACTTCTGTTTTTGGAAGGGGAACCCTGTGAAGTCAGCTACGAAACTCGTCGCGGCAAATATCAAGATCAGCCGGAACTGGTGACCCTGGCCAGGGTGTAG
- a CDS encoding transposase, with translation MGRSRYRVVGSQPHFMTCTIVEWMPLFSKPELVKIVLDSLQFLQEHQRLTLYSYVIMENHLHLIAAAENLSKEIGNFKSFTARSLVDWLQQNHPQSYWLKRLAVAKLAHKTGQRYQVWQEGSHPQMINSEEMLRQKLAYIHNNPVKRGYVDDPAHWRYSSYRNYLGELGLLPVTILQ, from the coding sequence ATGGGTCGATCGCGCTATCGAGTCGTTGGTTCACAACCTCATTTTATGACCTGCACGATCGTGGAGTGGATGCCTCTTTTTAGCAAGCCCGAACTCGTTAAGATTGTGCTGGACTCGCTCCAGTTCCTGCAAGAGCACCAGCGCTTAACACTGTACAGTTATGTGATTATGGAAAACCACCTCCACCTGATTGCTGCGGCTGAGAATTTATCGAAGGAGATCGGCAATTTCAAATCATTTACAGCACGATCGCTGGTGGATTGGTTACAGCAAAATCATCCCCAAAGCTATTGGCTCAAACGATTGGCAGTGGCGAAACTAGCTCATAAAACGGGGCAGCGGTATCAGGTTTGGCAGGAGGGAAGTCATCCCCAGATGATTAACTCGGAGGAGATGCTCCGGCAAAAGTTGGCCTATATTCACAACAATCCGGTGAAACGGGGCTATGTGGATGACCCAGCCCATTGGCGATATTCCAGCTATCGGAATTATCTGGGTGAGCTGGGGCTATTACCTGTGACGATATTGCAGTAA
- a CDS encoding formylglycine-generating enzyme family protein, translated as MTAAQQPAKPDGKVKLALVRQKQQVQFFVERLGEQVGIEMMLIPSGTFRMGSPENEPDRSKAEGPQHEVSVPAFFMGKYPVTQVQWRFVAALSQVNRELKPDPSRFEGDNRPVERVSWSDAVEFCDRLSAHTGRIYRLPSEAEWEYACRAGTTTPFHFGETITTDLANYRGTDDKGLNWSGSYGQGPKGEYRRETTPVDYFGIANSFGLCDMHGNVWEWCQDYWHNSYEGAPADGTAWLSNDKSASRVRRGGSWDLIPWFCRSAYRDLYSPVDRYNNIGFRVVCIAPRTLL; from the coding sequence ATGACAGCAGCACAACAGCCCGCTAAACCGGATGGCAAGGTGAAACTAGCCCTGGTGCGACAGAAGCAGCAGGTCCAGTTTTTTGTCGAGAGGTTGGGTGAACAGGTTGGCATCGAGATGATGCTGATTCCATCCGGCACCTTCCGGATGGGGTCGCCAGAGAATGAGCCGGATCGTAGCAAGGCTGAAGGGCCACAACATGAGGTGAGTGTTCCTGCCTTCTTTATGGGCAAGTATCCAGTCACACAGGTGCAGTGGCGATTTGTGGCGGCACTCTCCCAGGTGAATCGGGAACTTAAACCAGATCCGTCCAGATTTGAGGGAGATAACCGTCCGGTTGAACGAGTGTCCTGGTCCGATGCGGTGGAGTTTTGCGATCGACTTTCAGCCCATACCGGGCGAATTTATCGACTACCCAGTGAAGCCGAGTGGGAGTACGCCTGTCGGGCTGGAACCACAACCCCCTTCCACTTTGGTGAAACCATCACCACTGACCTGGCCAACTACCGAGGTACGGATGATAAGGGCTTGAACTGGTCAGGCTCCTATGGCCAGGGTCCCAAAGGTGAATATCGTCGAGAGACCACCCCTGTAGATTATTTTGGAATTGCCAATAGCTTTGGGCTGTGCGACATGCACGGTAATGTGTGGGAATGGTGCCAGGACTACTGGCATAACAGCTATGAGGGTGCGCCAGCAGATGGCACCGCTTGGTTGAGTAACGATAAAAGTGCAAGTCGAGTGAGACGCGGCGGTTCCTGGGACCTCATTCCGTGGTTTTGCCGTTCTGCCTATCGCGACCTCTATTCGCCCGTCGATCGCTACAACAATATCGGTTTTCGGGTTGTTTGTATTGCCCCGAGAACTCTGCTATAG
- a CDS encoding formylglycine-generating enzyme family protein yields MAELTLREERKQARYFTEALADIGLDMILVPGGSFMMGSPEDEPERIDDEGPQHLVQVPPFFMGRYPVTQAQWRFVAGLPTVERELEPNPSYFTEDNRSVEAGDNRPVEQVSWYEAVEFCARLSAHTHREYRLPSEAEWEYACRSGTTTPFYFGSTLTTDLANYNGNYTYDDGPEGKYREETTPVDFFEYANGFGLCDMHGNVWEWCQDHWHNSYEGAPTDGTAWLSENKDANRVIRGGSWDNDPRHCRSAFRFDYSPDVRSNDIGFRVVCIAPRTLL; encoded by the coding sequence ATGGCAGAACTGACCCTGCGAGAAGAGCGCAAACAGGCCCGCTACTTTACTGAAGCCCTGGCCGACATTGGCCTTGATATGATTCTGGTGCCCGGTGGCTCATTTATGATGGGGTCGCCAGAAGATGAGCCCGAACGTATAGATGATGAAGGCCCGCAGCATCTGGTGCAGGTTCCTCCCTTCTTTATGGGACGCTACCCGGTAACCCAGGCCCAATGGCGATTTGTGGCAGGGCTACCTACCGTAGAGCGGGAACTTGAACCGAATCCCTCATACTTTACAGAGGATAATCGCTCAGTGGAGGCAGGGGATAATCGTCCAGTGGAGCAGGTGTCTTGGTACGAGGCAGTGGAGTTTTGTGCCAGACTTTCGGCCCATACTCACCGTGAGTATCGCCTGCCCAGTGAAGCGGAGTGGGAATACGCCTGTCGATCCGGGACAACCACCCCCTTCTACTTTGGTTCGACTCTGACTACTGACTTAGCCAACTACAATGGCAACTATACCTACGATGACGGCCCTGAGGGCAAGTACCGGGAAGAGACCACCCCAGTAGACTTTTTTGAGTATGCCAATGGCTTTGGGCTGTGCGATATGCACGGCAATGTGTGGGAATGGTGCCAGGACCACTGGCATAACAGCTATGAGGGTGCGCCAACCGACGGCACGGCCTGGTTAAGTGAAAACAAAGATGCGAATCGAGTGATACGCGGCGGTTCCTGGGACAACGATCCGAGGCATTGCCGTTCTGCCTTTCGCTTCGACTATTCGCCCGACGTTCGCAGCAACGATATCGGTTTTCGGGTTGTTTGTATTGCCCCGAGAACTCTGCTGTAG
- a CDS encoding IS1 family transposase (programmed frameshift), producing the protein MECKLCGHSKTHKHGKMPNGHQRYFCLGCQQTFSESFDTLYYYRHVSPEQIQQVLQAHSEGTSLRGISRISGLAYNTVVSIIRRASSKAQLIHNQEVAQVETEEVSADEMWSFVKKQKQCLPLELDLGDCWVGLSLANSSGLILAARVGKHTDELIEELMVTTEGKTECKQWNSDDWGGYERVLPPEIHHHIGKDKTQRLERTNGIIRQQTGRWHRRQNKFGKVWEQTKVTTRLVVSYFNWIWRHSRFKTTASQRANLAAEPWTWQDFATYPTII; encoded by the exons ATGGAATGTAAGCTCTGCGGTCATTCTAAGACTCACAAGCATGGCAAGATGCCGAATGGGCATCAACGCTACTTTTGCCTGGGGTGCCAACAAACCTTCTCAGAGAGTTTTGACACCCTCTACTACTACCGTCACGTCAGTCCAGAGCAAATTCAACAAGTCCTGCAAGCTCACAGTGAGGGCACCAGTTTACGAGGGATTAGTCGGATTAGCGGGTTAGCTTATAACACGGTAGTGAGTATTATTCGACGAGCGAGTAGCAAAGCTCAACTCATCCACAATCAGGAGGTGGCTCAAGTTGAAACCGAGGAGGTGAGTGCTGATGAGATGTGGTCCTTTGTG AAAAAACAGAAGCAATGTCTGCCCCTAGAATTAGACCTGGGAGACTGTTGGGTGGGGTTGAGTTTAGCCAATAGCAGTGGGCTGATCTTGGCGGCCCGTGTGGGAAAGCATACGGATGAGTTGATTGAAGAACTGATGGTCACAACGGAAGGAAAAACGGAGTGCAAACAGTGGAATAGCGATGATTGGGGAGGGTATGAACGAGTCCTTCCACCAGAAATTCATCATCACATTGGTAAGGATAAAACCCAACGATTAGAGAGAACCAATGGTATTATCCGGCAACAAACAGGACGGTGGCATCGACGGCAAAACAAGTTTGGCAAGGTGTGGGAGCAAACGAAGGTGACTACACGATTGGTTGTCAGTTATTTCAATTGGATTTGGCGGCATAGCCGATTCAAAACCACAGCATCTCAACGAGCAAACTTGGCAGCAGAGCCTTGGACTTGGCAAGACTTCGCAACTTATCCAACAATTATTTGA
- a CDS encoding IS110 family transposase: MKLSQITTPFAAYIGIDWADRKHDISLYDCQZQSWSYTTIQSTPQAIADWVNQLRQQYGETQLLVGLEQKRGPLLYGLCQYDNLVLVPINPRTVANYRKAFQPSRAKSDPIDAKLIVELMQRHSDKLDIWVAGCPKHRELRQWVESRRMLVGEKVRLTNRITAALKSYYPQVLDWFEDKHTIAFCEFLEQFPNLESAQTATSEALKQFFRSHHIIRNATIQRRTQQIQEAGPPLTQDAAIIQPAQALTQGLVALLKVVLQQLIKFEGSASN; this comes from the coding sequence ATGAAACTGTCYCAAATCACTACCCCATTTGCTGCCTAYATTGGCATTGACTGGGCTGATCGCAAGCACGATATCAGCCTCTATGATTGTCAGSAGCAGAGTTGGAGCTACACCACGATTCAGTCTACCCCTCAAGCTATTGCCGATTGGGTCAACCAGCTTCGTCAGCAATATGGGGAAACCCAATTACTGGTGGGATTAGAGCAAAAACGGGGACCCTTGCTCTATGGCTTATGCCAATACGACAATCTAGTTTTAGTGCCAATTAATCCGCGCACCGTCGCCAATTACCGCAAAGCCTTTCAACCCTCGCGAGCCAAATCAGATCCGATTGATGCCAAGTTAATCGTCGAACTGATGCAGCGGCACAGCGATAAGCTCGAYATTTGGGTGGCAGGTTGTCCAAAACATCGGGAATTGCGCCAGTGGGTAGAGTCTCGGCGTATGTTAGTCGGCGAGAAAGTGCGTCTGACCAATCGCATTACTGCTGCTCTCAAGTCCTACTATCCGCAAGTGCTCGATTGGTTTGAGGATAAACATACGATCGCCTTTTGTGAATTTCTCGAACAATTYCCCAATTTAGAATCGGCGCAGACAGCAACATCTGAAGCMTTAAAGCAATTCTTTCGGTCTCATCACATCATCCGTAACGCGACGATTCAACGTCGCACTCAGCAAATTCAGGAAGCGGGWCCYCCTCTGACCCAAGATGCGGCGATCATCCAACCTGCGCAAGCCTTGACCCAGGGGCTGGTGGCATTGCTCAAAGTCGTCTTGCAACAACTGATTAAATTTGAAGGTAGTGCGTCAAACTGA